A window of the Arenibacter algicola genome harbors these coding sequences:
- a CDS encoding DUF4468 domain-containing protein, with protein sequence MNKLITTAVFLTLSLFTFGQTEYPEKFEYSENGINDYIVTKVEGKTANEIYSKTINWIKETYKNPDKVLKMKIENEKVRINGISSDLLVVKKMNMPLDYVIEIAFKDGKYKFDLISLTTSNEYGTADYKKIPNFKTDKKLVKNFGESPQRIENYFNVLNESLKNYILGKEKKDDW encoded by the coding sequence ATGAATAAACTAATTACAACCGCAGTATTTCTAACGCTTTCGTTATTCACATTTGGACAAACAGAATATCCTGAAAAATTTGAATATTCGGAGAACGGAATAAATGACTACATCGTTACTAAAGTTGAAGGAAAGACCGCAAACGAAATTTATAGTAAAACAATAAATTGGATAAAAGAAACATATAAGAATCCTGATAAAGTTCTAAAAATGAAAATTGAAAATGAAAAAGTCCGAATTAATGGAATTTCATCTGATTTGCTTGTCGTAAAAAAAATGAATATGCCACTCGACTATGTTATTGAAATAGCATTTAAAGATGGTAAATATAAATTTGACTTAATATCACTGACTACTTCCAATGAATACGGAACAGCTGATTACAAGAAAATACCGAATTTTAAAACCGACAAAAAACTTGTCAAAAACTTTGGTGAATCACCCCAAAGAATAGAGAATTATTTCAATGTACTTAATGAAAGTCTGAAAAATTATATCCTTGGTAAAGAGAAAAAAGATGACTGGTAA
- a CDS encoding tyrosine-type recombinase/integrase encodes MRVILPSIERPKKLPVVLGHNEVRQLLKAPKLLKHRLVLAMLYGCGLRSFELCNLQLKDLDLERKMLHVRQGKGRKDRYVPLCAMQVRGLRKYIRAERPVTWCFNGNDREGNPVALSTTGVRWIVREARKHSGIQKEVTTHSLRHSYATHLLEMGLDIISVKDLLGHADIQTTLAYLHVAQLGRQRPFSPLERLYNL; translated from the coding sequence ATGCGGGTCATATTGCCTTCTATAGAACGGCCCAAGAAGCTACCGGTAGTATTAGGCCATAACGAGGTAAGGCAGCTTCTAAAGGCCCCAAAACTTCTCAAACACCGTTTGGTACTGGCCATGCTCTATGGCTGTGGCCTTCGCAGCTTTGAACTCTGCAACCTCCAGCTGAAGGACCTGGACCTTGAGAGAAAGATGCTGCACGTACGCCAGGGCAAGGGGAGGAAGGACCGCTATGTCCCATTGTGCGCGATGCAGGTCCGGGGCCTAAGGAAGTACATCAGGGCGGAAAGGCCCGTCACCTGGTGCTTTAACGGCAATGACAGGGAAGGCAATCCCGTTGCACTGTCCACCACGGGAGTGCGATGGATCGTTCGCGAGGCACGCAAACACAGCGGTATCCAAAAAGAGGTCACCACCCATAGCCTGCGGCATAGCTATGCGACCCATCTTTTGGAAATGGGTCTGGACATCATCAGCGTAAAGGACCTGTTGGGGCACGCCGATATCCAGACCACGCTTGCCTACCTGCATGTGGCACAACTGGGCAGACAAAGGCCGTTCAGCCCGTTGGAGCGGCTTTATAATCTGTAA
- a CDS encoding IS91 family transposase: protein MSRATYEVAQVLERNREQLAGLCANSWQSRTLHALRKCRTAVLGGHIDRCDNPGCHKLHLSYNSCRNRHCPKCQGHKREQWIRAREAELLNVPYFHMVFTLPSQLNRVCLYSPKTIYGLLFGTAWQVIKGFSSNPKFLGADPGMVAILHTWGQNLSLHPHLHCIVPGGGTTRSGKWKSARNKGKYLFPVKAMSKVFRARFVASLRKEFPPQPTAFYENLFKHNWVIYCKRPFLGPAQVVEYLGRYTHKIAISDHRIKSLDNNNVTFTVKDYRHGGRISLLRLTDAEFVRRFALHILPKGFVRIRHYGILSSSRKKALLPLLQQVLGGPVPNGRPPLKHCRCPYCQIGIMVTVAVFDSRGPPKAWSDRLKNSAPRRTPETA, encoded by the coding sequence GTGTCACGCGCCACTTACGAAGTGGCCCAGGTATTGGAACGCAACAGGGAACAGCTCGCCGGCCTTTGTGCCAATAGCTGGCAGTCAAGGACCCTGCACGCCCTGCGCAAATGCCGCACCGCAGTATTGGGCGGGCATATAGACCGTTGCGACAACCCTGGCTGCCATAAGCTGCACCTTAGCTACAACAGTTGCCGGAACCGTCATTGCCCCAAGTGCCAGGGGCATAAAAGGGAACAATGGATAAGGGCAAGGGAGGCCGAACTGCTGAACGTGCCGTATTTCCATATGGTCTTTACCCTTCCTTCGCAGCTTAACAGGGTATGCCTTTATAGCCCCAAAACGATCTATGGCCTTTTGTTCGGGACGGCCTGGCAGGTAATCAAAGGCTTTTCATCCAATCCCAAGTTTTTGGGGGCCGACCCGGGAATGGTCGCCATCCTGCACACCTGGGGCCAAAATCTGTCCCTTCACCCGCATCTGCATTGCATTGTTCCCGGAGGAGGGACCACAAGGTCGGGCAAATGGAAATCCGCTAGGAACAAAGGAAAGTATTTGTTTCCTGTAAAGGCAATGAGCAAGGTTTTTAGAGCTCGTTTTGTAGCATCCCTTCGCAAGGAATTTCCACCACAACCCACGGCCTTCTACGAAAACCTGTTCAAGCACAATTGGGTAATTTATTGCAAACGTCCATTTTTAGGTCCGGCACAAGTAGTAGAATATCTTGGCCGCTATACCCACAAGATTGCCATCAGTGACCACCGTATAAAGAGCCTAGATAATAATAACGTCACTTTTACCGTCAAGGATTACCGGCATGGGGGAAGGATATCCTTACTGCGATTAACCGATGCCGAATTCGTCCGCAGGTTCGCTCTGCACATCCTGCCCAAGGGGTTCGTGCGTATACGCCATTATGGGATCCTGAGCAGTTCCAGGAAGAAGGCACTGCTTCCTTTGCTGCAACAGGTCCTGGGCGGTCCCGTGCCCAATGGACGGCCTCCCTTGAAACATTGCCGATGTCCTTACTGCCAGATCGGGATTATGGTGACCGTAGCGGTATTCGACAGCCGTGGCCCGCCCAAAGCATGGTCCGATCGACTGAAAAATAGCGCCCCAAGAAGAACGCCCGAAACAGCGTAA
- a CDS encoding plasmid pRiA4b ORF-3 family protein, producing MSRVFKFRIELEGSNPKIWREFLVPSDITFYRLHHIVQIVMGWENYHLYEFTIDSYRIGQQFEDDGFNGPHEVIDSQRIKICDVLKSKGQELHYLYDFGDYWEHSLTLEMIIVDLTIPFPVCCAGELGCPPEDVGGLPGFYDFLKIMGKPKHPEYKEYKKWVKSKLVAINGKYDPEKFHMEKVNWVLLQLDIYIKEWENDHNEQ from the coding sequence TTGAGTAGAGTTTTTAAATTTCGAATTGAGTTAGAAGGTAGTAATCCCAAAATATGGCGGGAATTTTTGGTGCCATCCGATATCACTTTTTACAGGCTTCACCATATTGTTCAAATTGTTATGGGGTGGGAGAACTATCACCTATACGAATTCACTATTGATAGCTATCGTATCGGCCAACAATTTGAGGACGATGGATTTAATGGTCCCCATGAAGTAATAGATTCTCAAAGGATAAAAATCTGTGACGTTCTAAAATCCAAAGGCCAGGAATTGCATTATCTATATGATTTCGGGGATTACTGGGAACATTCCTTGACTCTGGAAATGATCATAGTTGATTTGACAATTCCATTTCCAGTCTGTTGCGCTGGCGAGCTGGGCTGCCCCCCGGAGGATGTTGGCGGCCTACCAGGTTTTTATGACTTTTTGAAGATTATGGGCAAGCCCAAGCACCCTGAATATAAAGAGTATAAAAAATGGGTAAAAAGTAAGCTTGTCGCTATCAATGGCAAATATGATCCTGAAAAATTCCATATGGAAAAAGTAAATTGGGTATTGTTACAACTGGATATTTATATTAAAGAATGGGAGAATGATCATAACGAGCAGTAG
- a CDS encoding bleomycin resistance protein, with amino-acid sequence MLTDINPKLPMRNKTITKNFYLNRLDFQEFGSADYDGYLMLKKDNIQIHFFEFKALNPEENYGQVYIRVDGIEKFHQLLLDNGTSIHPNASLQIKPWGQREFSILDPDNNLLTFGESI; translated from the coding sequence ATGCTTACAGACATCAATCCAAAATTACCAATGCGCAATAAAACGATTACCAAGAATTTCTATTTAAACAGATTAGATTTTCAAGAATTTGGAAGTGCAGACTATGATGGTTACTTGATGCTTAAAAAAGACAATATTCAAATCCACTTTTTTGAGTTCAAAGCACTGAATCCGGAAGAAAATTACGGGCAAGTTTATATAAGAGTAGATGGCATTGAAAAATTTCACCAATTATTGTTGGACAACGGAACGAGTATTCATCCAAATGCAAGTCTTCAAATAAAACCTTGGGGACAAAGGGAATTTTCAATTCTTGACCCAGACAATAATTTGCTAACTTTCGGAGAGAGTATTTAA